The nucleotide window GGTTTAAGAACGTAGCTTACTAAATAAATTGGCGCGAGCTTCTGAATATACTTTGTCTTCACAAGATGGGCATGCAAATTTTCCGTTGCGATTACGCTTAAAGTATTGATATTTTTGCGTGCCTTCAACAACTTGAAATGTTTGTTTACAACAAAAACAGTGGACATCATAACGAATCATATAACTTCCTCGCTTTCAATTGAAGTGAAATGCTTTAATAAATGAATATACACAATTAATGCAAATAATAAGCCGAGAAACCCAAAAATGCTTGTAGTGAGTTGTATTGAAAACCATTCGGCTAAAAAACCTAGGAGTAATGTTAATGAAATTTGAATACTACTTTCAAAAAGCTTTAAAGTACTTCCAAAGCGTCCCATGAGCTCCGTAGGAATTGATTTTTGATAAAGTGTAGCATAGCCAGTATTACTAAATGCCATAAAAAACCCTAATGTAATAAAGGCGATAATTCCAATAATAAGAATAGGGGAAGCGTAAAAGATAAAGTAGCTTAATAACGTCAACGAAAAGCCTGCACCAATATACGTAGTAAGGGAGAGCTTATGCACAAAAGCAGCTGCAGCAAAACCGCCAATAATGGCACCAATGCCCGTTAAACTGACAATCACCCCATAAGATGTATCTGAAACTTCATGAAATTGCTTTAAAAATGACATTTCCTGAGAATCAAGGGAATAAGCAATCATTAGCGTAACGGAATAAAGCATGATGAATGTACGTAAAGCAGGATGTTTTTTAATGAATTGCCATACAGTATAAAAGTCGTGCCGAATCATCGTAAGGGTGACGATGGACCTTGTCTTATTATATGTCGTTTCTATATTCGGTAATAACGACAATAGCCACGCGCAAAGGAAGAATGTCACACCATTAATCCACATGGCCACATCGGTACTACTCAACGCGATAATGGCACCACCAAGTGCGGGACCAATCATAAAGCAGCCAGAGCTTAAAATACTATTAATCGCATTAAAGCGTTGGCGGTGCTCCTCATTTACAAGCTTTGTAATCATAAATGTACTACTTGGGTAAAAGAAACTGCTCGCGATATTTGCTAAAAAAATCAGGCTATATATAAGCCAAATAGACGACATAAAGGGCATAATGCACACAATAATTCCACGTGCGATATCGCTCCATATCAGTATGCGCTTTTTATTACTTCGATCTATAATCGATCCTGCAAAAAAGCTACTTAATATATGCGCAATGGGACCAATAATATAAATGCCTGCAACGGCAGCAGGTGATTCGGTTAAATGCCAAACGCTTAAATTTAATGCAATTAAATAAATCCAGTTTCCTAAATTGGATATTCCTAGTCCGGACAATAATAATACATATTCCTTTTTAAATGGCATAAAAGCCCTCCTAACTGCTCATACGCTGTCTTACTTTTTCACTCGCTGTGAAAGCCATTTTATAGCATTTTGCTGACTGTTTATATGCATGGAGCTGCTCATAAAATTGCCCCCATAATGGTGCATAAAATAAGGTTAAAGAATAATAATCTTGCTCCATAAAATAAGGGAAGATTTCCTCATCTAATGCTTTTAACGATTCTAAAGTTATTTCCTTTTTACAGGCAAATTGTAATAGCCTCCACTGGTATTTTTGATGTTGCACAGAAAATTGCTCAAACGGGTACTTATTTAAGAGTTTATGGAGTAAATTGAAATCCCCAAGCTGATAGCAGGCACGCATCCAATTAATAATCGCTAGTAAATCTTCTTCGCTTTCATTTGCTATTTTGTAATGGTGTACAGCTTGTTCAAAGAGGCCCTGGCATTCATAGCAATAGGCGATATTATTATGAATGGAGCTCCATTGCATCGGTGTTTGAATAGCTGTTACATGATTTAAAAGATCTAGTCCTGCATTGAATTCTACATTCGCCTCCTGAAATCGGTGCAAATCATTATAAATAACACCCTTCATGGAGTATATTTTCAATTGAAATAATGGTTTATATTGATGCGAAAAAGTAGCTGAAGCCTTTTCAATATGTATAAGTGCTTTTTGAAAATTGTAATTGCGATGATAGGCAAAGGCTAAGTGATAGTAATAGTTTGCCTGTTCAAAGGAGGTAGCTGTCTGCAAATAATGTGCACATGGTAGTCTTTCCTCTCGCTCTACAAATTCAGCAAATTCCAAAAAGGAGAGATAGGCAAAGCCTGTAATTGCCACATAAAGCTGGGTAAGGCGATCATGCTTCCAGTGGATAAATGGTTCGATTTCTAGTAAAAGATTTCGTGCCTGATCGTCTTCTTTAATCGATAATAAATAGCGACTATAAACAAGCTTTGCAAAAAGGTCTTCTTCCAATTGAACACCAAAACTTTGCATTTGCATTAATTTTTCAATTGCTTTTTGATGTAATGATTCATTTGATAAAAGTTTTTCATATAATTCCTCTAAAAACGAAATTTGCTCTTGTTGTTTGAACTGTTGGTCCATTAAATTAATGCCCAATCTAGCTAGTAATTGCTCATATATTGCTTGTTCAGCGATAACCATACCATTTTCAATTCGGCTTAAATAGGACGGGGTGCAAATTCCGAATGCCACGTCGTCTTGTTTAAGCTGTTGTTTTTGACGATGAAGCTTTATTAATTTCCCCCAAGAATGTTCTTTCGTTTGCATGGAATACACCTCCACTTATAGTGTACCAAATAATGGGGACAGAATATTGTGAAAGTTAAGGTTACATAAAGCATTCATAGACAAATTTAATAGCTCCTTTCGTAAGTACTAAAAAAGAGCGATTGCAGTCACCAAAAAAGGTGAGGGCAAACGCTCCAATAAATCTTATATTTATACTTCTTCTGTAAAAATACCATCTTCCATACGGTATACTTTATCGCAATATTCCAGCATTCGTTCATCATGAGTCACCATAATGGCTGCTTTATTTCGCTCTTTTACTTCTTTACGTATTTGTTTTACAACCTCAAATGCGCGGTTTGAATCTAAGCTTGCTGTAGGCTCATCCGCTAAAATAATAGCAGGGTTATTAACAAAAGCACGAGCGATGGCTACACGCTGACGCTCACCACCTGACAACTCATTCGGGAACTTTGTTAATTTATTTCCTAAACCTAATTCCGTCAATAACGTTTTTGCACTTTTTTTCTGCGCAGCCGTTACCTTTCCTTTCATTTGGCAAACAAGTAATAACTGATCGTATACATTTAAGTATGGAATTAAGTTTGATGTTTGCAAAATAAAACCCACATCTGTTAACCGGAAAGAAGAAAGCTCCTTTTCATTTAAATTCCCAATGTTTGTACCGTTTACTAACACATCTCCACTCGATGGCTGTAATAGGGCACCAGCAACCGATAATAATGTACTTTTCCCTGATCCAGATGGTCCAATAATCGCGACAAAATCTCCAGGGTTAACAGATAATGAAACATTTTTTAACGCTAGTACAGTTGAGTCGCCTTCTTTAAATGATTTCGTTACGTTTTTTAATACTAATCCCGTCATTTATTCCACTCTCCCAATCGCTGTTAATGGGTCAATCTTCGTTACTTGTCTCGCTGAAATGACAGACCCTAAAACTGATACGACTAATAAAATGACAGCATATACTAGAACCGTCATGAAGTCTAAATTAAATGGCATTGCTTCAGGTAATACCATCGCAGTTAAGTAAGTTAATACAATACCTGCAACAATGCTTATAAATGATAGGACAAATACTTGTGATATGATGGAATTTTTGATAAATCGATCAGAAGCACCAATGGCTTTCATCACACCGAATTGTTGTGTCTTTTGTAAAATAAACACATAAAAGAACACAGCAATGATAATGGCTGAAATAACAAATAAGAAAGCTAGCATCATATAAATAGTGGAGCTTTCTTCCTTATAACCTGGCATTCCCATCACGGCTTCTGATTTTGAAACAGTTTCAATTAAATCATATTGATTATTTATTTTTTCTGCCTCGATATTTTTCCCTTGCAGTGCAATCATCGATACAGGGTTCTCTAAGCCATTATTTGAACCAGGTGCAGCAAAGGCGTATGACTGCCATGTTTCAACATGTCCAAAAATAGTCGGTAAATGGTTAAAAGTCTCACCCTTGGTTATACCAATGACTTTTAATCGTAAATTTGAGCTTGTGACAATAATTGTGTCGCCGATAGTAAAGCCCTTTTTCTGAAGAGATTCGTCAATAATGACACCATATTTATCAGCTGGTTGTAGCGATTGCCCTTCAAAAACCGTTGGCTCAATAAATTTGCCCGGCTCAATTCCAATAAATGCCACGTCATGCTTTTCGTTTAAGTTCTGCATTTTTTCGTTATGCACAATAATCGTAGATTGACCAAAAGCCGCGGATTCATCGACACCATATTTACCTTCAATATCTGTACCGATCATTCCGGATACTTTCGTCTTCATCATTTTACCTTCTGAGCCTTCTTCATATATAAACAGGTCGCCGTCAATATTTTTCATCGTCGCAGCGGATAAGGATGATAGGCCATTACCAAGACCAGATAAAATAAAAACGAGCCAAGCGATAAGCATAATAATGGCACCAATCATAACAAAACGTGTTTTTGAATGCTTCATTTCTTTAAGTGCTAAAAACATCATGATTCCTCCAATACAAAATTAATTAATAAAACTCTTATTATGCGTACATTATTATATTACTAAAATGATTTAAATGGAATTAATATGAAAATCAAAGTAAAAGTCATCACAAATTAGCATATAACCGTTCGAATATTGGTTTTTATTATTTATAATTGATATGCTACCATAATCATAATCTGGGAAAAGGGGATATGAGATGTCACAATATGAAAATGTTACTTTTATTAAAAGGGCAAATATTTATTTTGAGGGTAAGGTAACAAGTCGTACGATTTTTTTAGAAGATGGTACGAAAAAAACATTAGGAATTATGCTTCCAGGGGAATATGAATTTTCTACGTCATTAAAAGAGGAAATGAACATTTTAGATGGAAAGTTGACCTATAAACTAGATGGTGCAGATTGGATTGAAATTAATGGTAGTGGGCTATTTTATGTACCAGCTGGCGAAGCTTTTCAATTAAAGGTAGAGAAGGTAACCGATTATATTTGTACTTATTTTAAATGAAAAATGCTTGTGCCTTCGTTTTTATGGACTAAGGCACAAGCATTTTTTTGCTTAAAATTTTTTTATCTTACGAACTATGAAAACAATGGAGTTTACTTTGATTCCAACACTTTTCCGTACTAAAATAAAGAAAAGGGGGGAAGGATATGGCAGGTAAAGTGATTTTCCATTTGGATATGAATAGTTTTTACGCATCGGTTGAGCAAGCGCACGACCCGAGCTTAAAAGGAAAGCCCATTGCTGTTGCAGGAAATGAGAAGGAACGTCGAGGGATTATCGTCACGAGTTCCTATGAAGCAAGGGCAATGGGGATTTACACGACGATGAATGTCGGGGAAGCAAAGCGCAAATGTCCGGAGCTGCTATTATTGCCCCCTGATTTTGCAAAGTACCGAGCAGCAAGTGCGGCAATGTTTGCCATTTTACGTAGCTATACGCATTTGGTGGAGCCTGTTTCAATTGATGAAGGGTATTTAGATGTTACAGAGCGAACAAAAACAGTGCATCCACTTGAGCTCGCTGATGAAATTCAAAAGCGCATTTTGAACGAACTAGATTTACCGTGCTCCATTGGCATTGCACCGAACAAATTTTTGGCGAAGACAGCATCCAATATGAAAAAACCAATGGGTATCACGGTTCTTAGAAAGCGAGAAGTCGATAAAATGCTTTGGCCTAAAGCGGTAATCGAAATGCATGGTGTCGGCGAAAGTACAGCAAAAAAGCTCGCTTCACTTAATATTCATACGATTGGTGATTTAGCCGTTGTGGACGAACGTCTAATTAATCGCGAACTAGGAAAAAATGGGGTTCGCCTAAAAAAACGTGCAAATGGTGAGGATAACCGAGAAGTCGATCCAAATGCAATTTATGATACGAAAAGTGTTGGTAACTCTACAACATTACCTCGCGATGAAACGGAGTACTACATTTTAAAGGAAACGTTTGAAAAGCTTAGTCGTAGTGTGTCTGAACGTTTAAAAGTAAAATATTTAGCAGGAACAACGATTAGTATACAAATACGCAATTTCGAATGGATCAACCAAACGCGTAGTAAATCAGTACGCAATGCGTTACAGCAATCAGATGAAATATTCGAAATTGCTTGGCAGCTTTTTTTACAGCATTGGGACGAGTCACCGGTACGTTTAATTGGAATTACCGTGTCGAATGTTGTTGATCGCTCTGAGCAAACTCAACAGTTAAACCTTTTCAATTTTGAACAGCATATTAAGGATGAACCAATTATCGAGCTTGTGGATGCGATTGAGAAGAAATTTGGCAAAGGGTCTTTAAAGCGCGGTGTACGTGTCAAATCTCGTAGCTATGCCTCGAAAACAAGTTTTAGCAAAGAT belongs to Solibacillus sp. FSL R7-0682 and includes:
- a CDS encoding MFS transporter, yielding MPFKKEYVLLLSGLGISNLGNWIYLIALNLSVWHLTESPAAVAGIYIIGPIAHILSSFFAGSIIDRSNKKRILIWSDIARGIIVCIMPFMSSIWLIYSLIFLANIASSFFYPSSTFMITKLVNEEHRQRFNAINSILSSGCFMIGPALGGAIIALSSTDVAMWINGVTFFLCAWLLSLLPNIETTYNKTRSIVTLTMIRHDFYTVWQFIKKHPALRTFIMLYSVTLMIAYSLDSQEMSFLKQFHEVSDTSYGVIVSLTGIGAIIGGFAAAAFVHKLSLTTYIGAGFSLTLLSYFIFYASPILIIGIIAFITLGFFMAFSNTGYATLYQKSIPTELMGRFGSTLKLFESSIQISLTLLLGFLAEWFSIQLTTSIFGFLGLLFALIVYIHLLKHFTSIESEEVI
- a CDS encoding ABC transporter permease; the encoded protein is MFLALKEMKHSKTRFVMIGAIIMLIAWLVFILSGLGNGLSSLSAATMKNIDGDLFIYEEGSEGKMMKTKVSGMIGTDIEGKYGVDESAAFGQSTIIVHNEKMQNLNEKHDVAFIGIEPGKFIEPTVFEGQSLQPADKYGVIIDESLQKKGFTIGDTIIVTSSNLRLKVIGITKGETFNHLPTIFGHVETWQSYAFAAPGSNNGLENPVSMIALQGKNIEAEKINNQYDLIETVSKSEAVMGMPGYKEESSTIYMMLAFLFVISAIIIAVFFYVFILQKTQQFGVMKAIGASDRFIKNSIISQVFVLSFISIVAGIVLTYLTAMVLPEAMPFNLDFMTVLVYAVILLVVSVLGSVISARQVTKIDPLTAIGRVE
- the ppnP gene encoding pyrimidine/purine nucleoside phosphorylase, which translates into the protein MSQYENVTFIKRANIYFEGKVTSRTIFLEDGTKKTLGIMLPGEYEFSTSLKEEMNILDGKLTYKLDGADWIEINGSGLFYVPAGEAFQLKVEKVTDYICTYFK
- a CDS encoding DNA polymerase IV translates to MAGKVIFHLDMNSFYASVEQAHDPSLKGKPIAVAGNEKERRGIIVTSSYEARAMGIYTTMNVGEAKRKCPELLLLPPDFAKYRAASAAMFAILRSYTHLVEPVSIDEGYLDVTERTKTVHPLELADEIQKRILNELDLPCSIGIAPNKFLAKTASNMKKPMGITVLRKREVDKMLWPKAVIEMHGVGESTAKKLASLNIHTIGDLAVVDERLINRELGKNGVRLKKRANGEDNREVDPNAIYDTKSVGNSTTLPRDETEYYILKETFEKLSRSVSERLKVKYLAGTTISIQIRNFEWINQTRSKSVRNALQQSDEIFEIAWQLFLQHWDESPVRLIGITVSNVVDRSEQTQQLNLFNFEQHIKDEPIIELVDAIEKKFGKGSLKRGVRVKSRSYASKTSFSKDFLEDHQK
- a CDS encoding helix-turn-helix domain-containing protein, with amino-acid sequence MQTKEHSWGKLIKLHRQKQQLKQDDVAFGICTPSYLSRIENGMVIAEQAIYEQLLARLGINLMDQQFKQQEQISFLEELYEKLLSNESLHQKAIEKLMQMQSFGVQLEEDLFAKLVYSRYLLSIKEDDQARNLLLEIEPFIHWKHDRLTQLYVAITGFAYLSFLEFAEFVEREERLPCAHYLQTATSFEQANYYYHLAFAYHRNYNFQKALIHIEKASATFSHQYKPLFQLKIYSMKGVIYNDLHRFQEANVEFNAGLDLLNHVTAIQTPMQWSSIHNNIAYCYECQGLFEQAVHHYKIANESEEDLLAIINWMRACYQLGDFNLLHKLLNKYPFEQFSVQHQKYQWRLLQFACKKEITLESLKALDEEIFPYFMEQDYYSLTLFYAPLWGQFYEQLHAYKQSAKCYKMAFTASEKVRQRMSS
- a CDS encoding ABC transporter ATP-binding protein, whose product is MTGLVLKNVTKSFKEGDSTVLALKNVSLSVNPGDFVAIIGPSGSGKSTLLSVAGALLQPSSGDVLVNGTNIGNLNEKELSSFRLTDVGFILQTSNLIPYLNVYDQLLLVCQMKGKVTAAQKKSAKTLLTELGLGNKLTKFPNELSGGERQRVAIARAFVNNPAIILADEPTASLDSNRAFEVVKQIRKEVKERNKAAIMVTHDERMLEYCDKVYRMEDGIFTEEV